caaccCGAGCACTTCGACGTgctagtgcagcaagtccaagcgctagccattgcagcccaaagcctgcaacaagtggaggcccctcctgtgccgcTTCCACGGGTTCAtgttaagcagaggaagaaattttctcccgagccatctcgaatcaggcatggctcccgctgcAACGACGTATGTGGGGGCAACCAATGAGAAGTAGTAGCCCAAGTCTCACGTCAACGAGTTGGAGGAAAAGAGtaataaaagctgaggtctggagaaggagagttatggagctttaaaatgggattgtGAGCCTCTGTGGCAAAGGGTACAGCCCCATTAAATCCCATTATCCTTCCAAGTCTTCTGTCTTCCGACAGCAAGAAACcagcatgtactccctcctcacgGGCGTAAGTCCTCAGGACGGCGCCCGCGACGTTGCTCTCCTTCAGAGCGTTGCCATCACCGAAGCccccgccgagctcagaaggccgagccgagctcatcatgcaggccgagctcatcatgcaagccgagcacagaaggccgagctccgcatgctgccgagctcagaaggccgagccgagctcatgcaagccgagctcagaaggccaagctcatgcaagctgagctcagaaggccgagctcagaagcccgagcgcagaacacctcccagaaaatcgagccaaagaaggccggtgctgagccaagtcttgagggacttcgaagctcgagagtcatcaaaatatctccaaaaggtacaggacgccactttggcttcaaataatttcaatatttcatCTATTTTCAGGACagagaatccaaaaaacgaccTACAGATATCcctatctccaacgtcgccccgctccgaataagggcgcacgatcgccaacgAAGTCCATCTCCTGTATGTATCTCCAATGATACCCCGACTAagttcgagatgccccgagtgtcgacagtgcgtgcccagacccctcgacacttcggaaagatagggtagtaccttcgcggccctccgttGCGCTCAATACCAACAACgggatagtaccttcgcggcctcccgtagcgcctcctcgactaaggtcgagatgccccgagtgtcgacagtgcttgcccagacccctcgatacttcgggaagacggggtagtatcttcacggccctccgtggcgctcaacaccaataacggggtagtaccttcgcggccccccgtagagctccctcgactaaggtcgagatgccccgagtgtcgacagtgcgtgcccagacccctcgacactttgggaagacggggtagtaccttcgcggccctccgtggcgctcaacaccaacaacggggtagtaccttcgcggcccccctagccccctcctcgactaaggtcgagatgccccgagtgtcgacagtgcgtgcccagacccctcgacacttcggaacGACggagtagtaccttcgcggccctccgtggcgctcaacaccaacaacagggtagtaccttcgcggcctccCGTAgcacctcctcgactaaggtcgagattcCCCGACGAGTCGACCgtgagcccgagctccctcgacctcgggatgacGGGGTAgcaccttcgcggccccccaaaATGTTCGTGATTGACAACAAAGCGCCTCCAAAATGTTCGTGGATAACAACAAAGCAACGCCCACACAGATCTCCAATGGCAACTATTTCTCCTATTGTGCCGGCGTCCCTAGAAAGCGGACCCCGAACAAAAGAGCGTCCTCAAAAGTTAGTCGAGGAGCAAAGCTGCCGACCTCGGCGTGAGACGCTCGACTCCGACAGTAAAAAAAGGCTCATGGCCTGAATTTTTGCCTTGTCAACTGGGAGAAGTGCGACGCGGAAGATCTGCCGCGCCGTCTTGACGTTCTCAAGagctgagtcgaccacaagccaaagaaggctgcTGAGTCGACCTGAAGCACTTGACTCCAACTGCATaagaggtacaccctacttggcacacacatctccatatatatttggctatattacaagatgatcgacgactggactacttccttcgcccgagccaaaaagcagctcgaactcgaaagtcgggaggtagtgttgggggaaaaaataaACCACCCCACaagtacaattaaagcacccaaatctgacAGCAAGCCtaagctcatcatgcaggccgagcccagaaggccgagccgagctcagaagactaagccgagccgagctcaaaagaCTGGGTCGAGCTCATCATCcatgctgccgagctcagaagatcgagcagagctcatcatgcaggccgagctcagaaggtcgagccgagctcatcatgcaggccgagctcagaaggctgccgagcacagaaggccgagctgacctcagaaggccgacctcgtcgtctatatgctgcggccatgccctgcagcagcctcaccgcaccatgctttatttgccggccacgccatgacatatcaatcagggatcataccctgctacgactgtcaacgcctcaccattcccaagaatgtactgcactgcgcgccacaagcaagctctggctacacgccatctcctcccatgatgggaacgggccatccacggcaactcattacttcacacgcccacgtccaatcgtgacggtaacccattaattcgtccAGTCACATTACAGGTAACCCTACCACTCTTCCTATAAAAAAGAGGGCTTGTTCCTCCCGAAAAAAGGCTTCGGACTTGGAAATacagtccctctccttctccaaaattaagcctcctctgacttaagcatcggagggccggcgctgaaaaccccggccaccggctttttgcaggccccccacggaggacgccgctcgccgacggatcgccgcccaccagtgttcgccggagctctttctcctcagccgacggccgcccccgggtccaaattccagcaacaatacatagacacacacacacacacacatatatatatatgtttagtGAGTGTTGGACCTTGAATTTTCTCTCATAGCACTTCTAAGAGAGCGAAAGAAGtttgaaggagaagaaaaattaaattatcTAATTTCTGAAAACTTGGTTGGTATCCACCTAAAAAATTTTCAGTACTTGAAATCAGCTTTCAGATGAAATTTCTTTATACTGGTTGTTTAGGTTTTTATGATCGGCAAGCTCTCAATTTCTCAATCCTGCCTTTTtctttaatatattattataataatattttataaaaaatatagagaatttatttttcataaaacttattttcaattttcaTAACAGATTTGTGGAGGGCAACCAGACGACATTTTCGTAAAACTTATTCCTTTTAAGTTTTATGTAAACTTATTTTAGGGAAACTCCCTGATCAAACAAGATCATAGATTATTTCTTAAGACAAGGTGGTTGTGAAACCGGACAGCACCTAAATGAAGGTGGGAAAGATAAATTCATGGAAAAATTAAACCAAATAAGATACCTGCCTAACATACCTAACCAATCTGACTAGATTTCTAGTTGATAAGGTTATGATCAAGATAAAACAACTCTAGTGAACCCACAAGGCTAGAACAAAGAGattatttaaattaaacaaTTATCGGAGCCAAATTATAGACCTCTCTCAGAAGCAAACCCTCATGGGAAGGGTGCCAACCACTGGACGGAAAATCTTGTTGGTCATtaatgtgcttttttttttttttttttgatggaccGGGTGGTCAAAGACCCCGAGAAACAAAACTAAATAGAACAAAATTGGCACAACCCACAGTATCATATTGAATTGAGCGAAAATCTAACTTCGATTACAAGTTCTTTTGTTCCTCAAAATGCTGATCAGCTTTATATTTGTTTTATGAACAAAATAGCatagaaataaaaatgataaggCCATTATATACACCTGAATCTATGGAGAATGCTCAAGTTGGGTCAGGTTTCGGGCTACGCCCGAAAGAGTTCAGATTAGATTTGGGCTTGAATGTAGGGCCCATTTATTTTTCGGAGCAGGCTCAGATGTGTCATTAGCCCGGCCTGAGCTCGAGCCCGAATAAGCCCTGAAATGGAGCTCAAATTCAAGcccaaattaatttatttttatatgttgttatttagagaaaataatggataaattaaaatagataTAACTGAAAATAATATATCATGTGTCATTTACTTGTGTTATAAGGGATAGCCTAATTTTTAACTGGATCATTTACTTGTGAAGTAATATTAGAAAATATTAAACTTTAATTAGGTTCGGTCGAACCTATTTTTAGCCCAAATGCATAATTCGGGCAGCCCAATCAGATTTGGAGCTAGCTTGGGCCTAGGCTTGGGTCGGCATGGACTATCCAAACAAAAAATTGGACTTAagtgcagcccgaatctcaaaAATACATTCGGGCTAGATTTGAGTAGGGACAAGCGTGACCCAACtcggcccacttccagcccaaAGAAGTACCATGAACCTCGACGCCTGCTCAAATTTCGGCATGCAAATTCACAAGGAAAAAGTGCCACACATGGTTAAAACTAACGGTGTTTTTAGCAACTTTCCCTGGATCAACAACATAGCTGAAACTAATGTCTGTCATAAGAATTTGGGCCCCCCGCTGTTATCATAAAAACAATGAAAAATGATAACAACTATTATACATAAAAACAACACCGCATTGtggatatttatttatttatttattttttgctaaGGCAGATATTTATTATTTGACATTTGCacattttatttaataaataacatTTCTTtaacttttggaaaaaaaaattgtaccaTACGAAAATATTAATTCTTATGAAATAAATAATCATTGAAAATTAAATAATTGTTGAAAaacatgtttttattttttatttgtaactcattattttgtttcaGCATATTATAATAATTGCTACTTAATATTTGTTAATTTAAATTATACAAATAACAATAgtcataacattttttttggtaaaaaaagaaaaaaaaaaaaggaggtgtGGAAAACCTCACACACGTAACAACCTCCACTGGACCCTCTCTCCGCTGGAGCATGTTTGATTCAGGTCGCAAATTTTCGCTTACCCTCTCTACCCGTGGTGACTCACATGCCAATACGCCGTCATCCCAGCACCACTTCGATTGCTAGTGGACTAGTAGCACTCCCACCAGCAGTATTTAGAATGTGAAACATCTTACTTTCGAATTTAATGGACGCCTGGGCTGCCTACTGAAAGGttgattttttcaaaaaaatctaaCTATGTCGGATTGTCGGTAAGTGCTGGTGCATTGCCCCCGAGCGCTCTAACTTTAGGCTACGTGGCGCGTACGCAGCTTTGTACCTCAACTTGGACAGCTGAAATTCTGCCACGTGGacgtcctctccctctcttgaaATCTCTCCTCTCTCGCCGTCTTTCCACCTGCCGCCCTTCCATCTCTCCTCCGCTGCGACTGTACCCATGGACTCCGCTGTGCCTCCGGACTCGAACTCCGGTCTCGTCGCCACCACCGGTGACGATAACCCCATCTCCACCACCGCCTTCTCCCTTCCCCCGATAACCATCCAGAAGCTCCCCCACCTCTCCGACTACGTCGCAAACCTCGCCACCCTCACCAACCCCATTGACCGCAGCTCCTTCTACCACCCCTTCCCCGGATTCTACCTCTCCCCCTCCGATCTCATCCTCCGCCACATCGTCTTCGAtctctcctccgccgccgccggcgatgGAGGCCGCTTCCTCGCCTACCACCGCGCCGGGCCCCGGCCGACCATCCACTTCGACCCAGCCGCCGTCCGGGCGGCGATCGTCACATGCGGCGGGCTCTGCCCGGGGCTCAACACCGTGATGCGGGAGCTGGTGGTGGGGCTCTGGGATCTCTACGGGGTGCGCCAGATCTTCGGCGTGCCGTCCGGCTACCGCGGCTTCTACTCGATGGAACCGATGAAGCTGGATCCCAAGATGGTGGACAGCTGGCACAAGAGGGGCGGGACGGTCATCGCGACCTCCAGAGGTGGCTTTGATCTTGAGAAGATCGTGGATGCGATCGAACAGCGTGGGTTTAACCAGGTGACTTCTTCTTGATTGCTGATTTCTtcgattttctttctttccctcatttatttatgtttctcaggttatttttattttttaggagGATTGCAACTAATATTGATTTTTAGATTTTAAGAGATTCAGATTTAGGATATTGTATGGGATTATTATTTAATTCATGCCCATTTTATTGATTAAAAGAAGAGCAGGATTTTATATTCTTGAAAGGTTTAATAAGAGCTTTTACCCCAAAAAAAGGTTTGATCAGAGCAAAGTTATTCATAATATGACTAACATAAGTTATTCATGATATGACTAACACAAGTTATTCATAATTGACTAACATAATCATTAATTGGTTAGGGTAATGTAGAGAGAAGTGTAGTTCCTTTCAAGTTGTGCTAGTTTAGAAATGTgcttgttgggggaaaaaccccaagtcataccgccacggaggcgctcgactaaagagcgccgaccggaaaggcgctcggccaaagggcACCGACCAAAGGACGCTCGgctagaaagtgccgaccaggaaggcgctcgactaaggagcgccgaccagagagagcgccaagaagaggcgcccaaccaaaataaccaaagtaaagctgctcggctagaaagagccgaccagaggacgctgaccagagaagcgctcaactagaaagcgctgaccagagacagcgccaaatagaggcgctcggctagaaggtgctcgctcaaagggcgccgaccaggagtactcaaagcaaccccgccacagggcgccccattgggcgaccagctcggatcggcacccctgccgagccgatgccttaaccaaatgttcaacctgccgctatctccaagccatcaaggcataagatcttcgcaggtattcggcacgacctgtcattaatgcacgagaccccctcaagtctccgatgcactcagtcatttaatgaacacggctcaagacgatctccggatcactgaaccatcaaagcgtatggctctccctgaccgccggttcattcagtaataaatgcacttaccatccacgaaccccaggcccactacggctgacggttcaaccactccaacgggtccgatcgaccgcgacaactccctgactccggtttgatccggccttattctccactacgccattaatgggccaaatcgtgcccaattatgacaaaagaggacaaattcccctatcacctctcaggtaacataatccccttctataaaagggaacctagGAGAAAGGGGAGGAGGACCCGAAAGAGAGACACACCCTAAGGAGACAGACACCCACTTGGAACCCCGGGAGAaaaccctcctagaccgggtgGGAAAGAaataaacagcacagacacaattgatgacATATATCCTCTTCACCTTATCCACATATTCACTCTGTCTTCTTCACATACTCTCTtctctgctctctccacatatctgccccctctgacttaagcatcggagggccggcgccggggagcccggccaccggtctttcttgcaggacttgcgccccccaggaggacgccacccgccggcgcaccgtcgaccaccGCTCCTGCGGCGGAGCTCCACTCCTCAGGAGGACGCCAGCAGCCAGCGCACAGTCGTCCAccgtccctgcggcggagcccctccttccccggcttcgcggcggcccccgggtccaatttccagcaacagtgctCATTGAGAgaatcctcttttttttaactGGATATTGCTTTGGAGCTAGGAGAATCTATTCTCATACTAGGTTTTGGGACCAGTGTGCAATTGCTGATGAAGACCAAGGAATTATAATGCTACTTTGAAGAAGTAATTTGCTAAAAGATTTGCACTTGGTGGCTTTCCTCGTGTCTATTATCTTTTGCTTCCTTTGGCGTTAGGTTTTCCAGCcgtaataataacaataattttGAAAACGAATTGGACATGTCTTCTAGCCATTCATTCTATTTCGGCATCGGTGCTTTATGATTTCTTATTAATTTGAGGATTGGATTCCTATATTCTGTCTCGTGTTTGCTTTcccttctgattaaaagattACTGCAGCTTCAAAAAGTAGAATATGAGTTTAGGTGTCTCATTTTCTTTGGACTTCAGATTTTCTATAATTTGTATAGCAAATCAACATGGATGGTACTTGCAAATATGTTTCTCAAGCATAATCTTTTTTCAGCAATCCAAACCTTACAACTCTACGCTTTTGAGTGACTTTAAGGTTCTAGCGCTCTATGAGCTATGTCCTCTCAGCATTTAATTTTTAGACTTTGTTGCAAGTCAAAAATTTTGCAAACTTTGGTGACATTTCTTATCATGATCTCAACCCTTCGTGCTATAATTTGCCCTCCTCCTGGTATAGTTGTTCTTGATGTGTATAAGTCTTCTACCTCCAAAAACCCAATTAATTTACCAATTTGATAATTGTCAGCAAATATGCTATTTTAGATGAACCATTGCTCTTCTTTGGAATGACAAAAAATGGAtgggaagaaaaaaatatgCCTTCAGAGTCTCTAGGAGGATCATATCTGGCTATCGTACTTATCCACATCTAAGGCCTATAGGGTTCTCATTAATGATCTGATGCCGGTGCATAAGCAGGACAGCATGAAGACCAGTTGATGTGTTTGCATTTGCGTGAATCACCCTCCTTAGATAGTAAGCATCAGTAAATTCCAATTTCTGCTAGATATATTTCCAGTTAGCTTTTCTGCAAAAGATTAATTATATTTCCAGTTACTTTGAATGATTTGATTGCTGCAGAAATATGACTTGAGAACTGAAAAGAGCTGCAGCAGAGCTCTGGTAGATTTTTAAGTTGGTTTCTGTTGATAAACAATgtatttgaataattaaacaAAAATGCGTGTGCTGCTCACATGCAGCAACAGCAATAGCAGGAACATGGTTAACAACTCTAGCTAGACTCTGGACATTTAGATTTATCacatgaacataaaatatgactATCTTACTCTCAAACTTGAAATTACCCATTTACTGATGTGTATTGCAGGTGTCCACAAACATACTCTTCAATTACACTTTGCTGATATGTATGTTTTCCCTTTCTTCGTCTTTAAATTTGCATATCTCATTTTTGAACTGGCACAATATAAACATAACTAAGAATTTGAGGATTGTATTCTTAATTAATTTTGAGCTTTTTAGTGCATATATCCATAATTTCTCAACAAGTATGAAGGGGAAAATTGTTGAATCAAGGTGCTAATTGTTAAAGTTTCCCGAATTTTTCAGCTTCATCTCAGAGACATAATATAAATTCTTCAAATTTGCAGCTATATGTCATTGGTGGTGATGGAACCATGAGGGGTGCTGTAAAAATCTTTAGGGAGATCCAACGCCGCAAACTAAATATATCCATAACTGGGATCCCCAAAACAGTTGACAATGATATTGGCATCATAGACAGGTCATTCGGGTTCCAAACTGCAGTGGAGATGGCACAGGAAGCAATCAATGCTGCTCATGTGGAGGCTGAGAGTGCTGTGAATGGCATTGGTCTTGTCAAACTCATGGGCAGGAGCACAGGGCACATTGCGCTCTATGCAACATTAAGCAGCCGTGTTGTGGATTGCTGTTTGATTCCTGAGAATGATTTCTACTTGGAGGGTAAAGGTGGGCTATTCGAATTCCTCGATCAGACGCTAAAACGGAATGGGCATGCTGTGATCGTGGTAGCTGAGGGAGCTGGGCAAGATATGATACCAAGAACTGATAaacagaaagaagagaaggatgagTCTGGCAATCCTGTGTTTTTGGATGTGGGACCTTGGTTGAAGTCTGAGCTGAAGAAGTGGTGGGAACAGGAGCATCCTGGAGAACTGTTCACGGTGAAATATATTGATCCTACATACATGATACGAGCAGTTCCAGCAAATGCCACTGACAACTTATATTGTACCTTATTGGCACATTCTGCAATTCATGGAGTCATGGTTGGCTACACTGGGTTTGTATCGGGTCCCATAAATGGCAATTATGCCTACATTCCGATGGAGGAGGTGGCAGTGGCTCAAAACGTTGTGGATACAAAGGATCATAAATGGGCATGGGTCAGATCAGTGACAAATCAGCCAGATTTTCAGAAATGCTAGAACCAAGGTGCCTGTAAAACATGTGAGAGCTTTCTTAAGCCCTTTTATCTCAGTAGGTTTGAGAAAATATAGTATCCATATTTGACTGGAGCCTGACGAGTTCGTTAAGTTTTTGGATTGTCCTTGCTAAAAATGCAttctgtttgttctcagtctgACTTATTTTACTAGCAGTTTACGTAGATAGGGCAAAATCTTAAGCTACTGTAGAGTATCTTATAGCTAATTCCACCTGGTAAAAATTTTTGTGGGCTGCTTAGTGAGGATGGGAATAAAATGAGGCTTGTGGACTTAGCATGAGAGTTTATGTTGCAGATCATGGCTTGTTCTGTCTATTGCAGGCAGATATTGTCCCTTTTCACCGCTGCCTGTGATTTTATAATGAATGTATCACGTCTTTTACTTGGCCCTGGTCTGAAATCAAATCATTGTAGCTCTAATGGTGAAGAAAGCGAGCATGAATGTAGTTAAAACCAACTTGAATATTTTCAACTGAATTGCCTAATGCATCAATGGAGCTATGGACTATGATACAGGTATCAACAAGTAACGGGCGACTGCTGGATTCTAAAAGTACGTCTCTGTTACTAAGATGACTGCTGTGAAACACACAGTGGGATAAATATATTATTGCATTGTTTTTCATAAACATACCAAATGCGATTAGCATTAGGATTGAGAATGCTAACCTGTTCAGTTGGCAAAGTCCAACTCGCCGGGGTTTGAGTCAGCACCCTAAGAATAAcactaattaggatttaaaaaATTCTAGGGCAGAAAATGGATGGTATTTTTGTTCATTTGTCAGTGATTTACTTGATTTAAAGAATACGCCAGGAACATAACATAGCTACTCACCAGAAGATCCTTTACTCAATTGGGCAAGAGGAGGAGCCATTTACATAGCTATTAGCAATGAGCCTTTCCTGCAATTTGAATGGTAGCTGCTATTCTGTTGGAAGTAGCAACTTTTAATGCTCTTGCACTGTTTATGGAAAATCTTTGGTGGATTTAGATCATGATTTTCTGGATAAAAGACTGAATTTTGGATTTCCTGGCACATTAATTGAATAGTTAGTTCCTGAAGTGTGTTACCTTGTCCCTCTGAAACTTCTTCTTCATAGGATGTGAAAACGAAGATGAACAGTCTCGAGTTTCTTGTAGAAGCTTTCTTGCCTTAATACAGTGACTGATTCGCACACTTTGTAAGCTATCCTTTTGATACTCCATTTTATTTATTCCGAAAAGTTCAGGAATAGATATGTACGGAATAGAAAAATTCCACCCACCCAAGTAAAGAACTGTTACAAATAATGAAGAAAGTAATAGATTTAGGTAAGAAGCAATATAAAATAAACCAAATTTGATACCTGAATATTCGGTTTGATAACCTGCTACTAATTCCTCCTCTGCTTCCGGTAAATCAAATGGCAATCTCTCACATTCGGCTagagaagaaattagaaaaacaataaaccctataggttgacGCCACAGATTCCACCCCCAAAAACCATATTTGGACCATCACAAACTTTAATTACTATTCCTCTGTCCAATTACTAGCTTTTAGGATGTCATCTGTAATTTGTTCTTGTATGCAGAAGCATTCTTCTTGGTGTATAATTTTAGAGGTCATGTTAAAGGAGATGCAGCTGAAAGATTCTGTTTTTGTTATCAACAGCACATACAATCTTTCAGAAAGGTAACAATGATCAAGACAGCTTCGAATTCAAAATGAAGATTGTGCAGCAATATAGCcgattcttcttttcttcttcttcttcttcttcttcttttttgtttgtttgtaggCAGTGGAGTAGGACCCCACTACCATCTAGGATGTGATACACCTCTAAATCCCCCTTTGCTTAGTACACTACTACATGTGTAGGAAAATGAGATGTCCAATAGGCATGGTGGATCTTCGAAGCACCCAGACTAGCTGGAAGTCGACGGGCTATGAAAGCTTCAAGAGAGGAGATGATGTCCCAAGTATCTGAGCTGGGGATGAGCAATGGAGGAAGCTTTCTTGATCCCAGGTATGACAGTGTCTGAATCTCCCCGTAGCACTAATCTGGCGGCTTTGAGAGTGAATGCGGCATACTGTATTCCATTCAAAGCAGCCATGAGCTCCACCATTGGAACAGTTGTCGGTTGCAGgtgtatatataattatatgtgATCCTCCCCTGATGATCCTCTGATGATAAATCTTGTGCCAGCCTTGGCATGGGGGATGGAGCCATCAATATGTACATTAAGTTATCCAGGTACAGGGGGTTCCCATTAAATTATTAGCTTCTCAGGGAAAACCAGAGACCCAGTACCCAatctgcatatatatatatatatatatatatatatatttcttttgtgcttaaCTTTCAATTTAtaacttaaaataaaaataaaaatatgacaaAAAATTACGATAAGTGGACATGATAtccaaagaaaataagaaatcaaCGAGGATAAGTTAGTGTGGAGAAGAAAAACATGATAAATATAGGCAAACCATTTCCTCCGCTCATCTTTTTAATGTTTTTGTGTTGCTCTCTTAACCACTGATTATACTGCATTTATAATCGGGTTGACCTTGACGAATGTGTTTGGATGGGTTGGTGGTTCCAAATCAAAAATTGCAAACTGTGGCCAAAATATCTGATCAAGAATTAGATTGAGAACAGCAGTGCGGCTTGTGTATCTCTggaaaagatgaaatatttaCATCATCTAGAAATATTTGtatctaaaataaattaattgtTCATTGTTCATCATGCGACCGCCAATTATTAATAATCAACTACTATTTGACAGGAAATTTTCAGGAATTGTCAATGAAGATGCCCTCTTCAACCTATAGTTTGTTCGAGATGTGACATCAACTTTCATTAGCTCTTCGAATAAAGTCTTATCAAACGCATCCCTATAATCGTGGAATCATTTGGGGCTTTAGTGTGCCTATTATTTTCAAAGCATCAATGAAGTTTATCTTAGGGACCACTTGGCTTTAGACTGATGTCAAAGCATGGAGTGATTTTGAAAATGAACAGAAAAACAGCAATGCTAACTTACATATACATTTTTGGATGAATCACCTCCATAGATTTATGCTATATCATTG
This is a stretch of genomic DNA from Phoenix dactylifera cultivar Barhee BC4 chromosome 9, palm_55x_up_171113_PBpolish2nd_filt_p, whole genome shotgun sequence. It encodes these proteins:
- the LOC103698925 gene encoding ATP-dependent 6-phosphofructokinase 2-like, which codes for MDSAVPPDSNSGLVATTGDDNPISTTAFSLPPITIQKLPHLSDYVANLATLTNPIDRSSFYHPFPGFYLSPSDLILRHIVFDLSSAAAGDGGRFLAYHRAGPRPTIHFDPAAVRAAIVTCGGLCPGLNTVMRELVVGLWDLYGVRQIFGVPSGYRGFYSMEPMKLDPKMVDSWHKRGGTVIATSRGGFDLEKIVDAIEQRGFNQLYVIGGDGTMRGAVKIFREIQRRKLNISITGIPKTVDNDIGIIDRSFGFQTAVEMAQEAINAAHVEAESAVNGIGLVKLMGRSTGHIALYATLSSRVVDCCLIPENDFYLEGKGGLFEFLDQTLKRNGHAVIVVAEGAGQDMIPRTDKQKEEKDESGNPVFLDVGPWLKSELKKWWEQEHPGELFTVKYIDPTYMIRAVPANATDNLYCTLLAHSAIHGVMVGYTGFVSGPINGNYAYIPMEEVAVAQNVVDTKDHKWAWVRSVTNQPDFQKC